The Pirellulales bacterium region TTCAAGTTTTCGGCCAACGTAACGATCCTGGGCATCGACGTCGTAAACGGCGGCAAGGAGCGGGCCGACTCGGTCGAGAACGCCATTGCCCGGCTCAAGCCCGAGGTCGAATATGTGGCCATTCACGACGCGGCTCGGCCGTGCATCGCCGACGATTGGATCACGAACGTTTTCGAAGCGGCCGAAAAAAGCGGCGCAGCCATTCTGGCAATTCCTGTCGCCTCGACGCTGAAGCGCTCCAAGGACGGATCGAAAATCGACGAGACCGTCCCGCGCGAAGGGCTGTGGGAAGCGCAAACGCCGCAGGTATTTCGGCGGAATATCCTCATCGAAGCGTACGGCCGTCGGGCCGGCTTCGTGGCCACCGACGACGCGCAGCTCGTCGAACGACTCGGCAAGCCGGTAACAATCGTCCGCGGCTCGCCGATCAATATGAAGATCAGCACCAAGGAAGACCTGCGCCTGGCCGAGCAGGCGCTGCGCGCGCTGCCGAAGCCCAGGCTCTCCGGCCCGGCGCATCCGTTCGCCGGCGACGACATGTGGCGGTAAATCCTTACGCGAAGAATGCGAATCCATCCACAGTGTTCATGCCGCCCGAGCGGCACCCGAAGGCATGAAAATATGCGTTGGCGGTTATGTTTCGACGTTGGCTTCCGGGCGATTTACTGAGCAGATTTCGCAGATTAACGCAGATTTTAAGAACAGGATTGCGGTGCGAGTTCGTTCGCTTCGTCAATCCATCTGCGGAATCTGTGTCATCTGCGGATGTATTCTTTCTCCCCAAGGATGTTGTGGCGGACCTTGCTGCGACGATCGCTTCCGCACTATTTAGTCGTTGTCGTCGTCGTCGCGGTCCGACTTGCCCGTCGCTGCCTGGTCGCCGTCTTCCTGCTTATTCGACTCTTCGCCGTTTTGCTCCGCGGCGAACTGCAACGTGGCCACGACGTACTTCATACGCCCTTCGGCATCGAGGCCATTGACGAAATCGACGACGTCGTCGCCATAGGCGCGCACGGCATACTGATAGGAAGCCAGTCCGCCGTCGGCCTGCTTGCGATAGCAGAACACGTTGAATTCGGCAAAGGACTTGTCGTCGGGAAACACGGTGAAGTCCAGTACCGATTCGCCGGTCTTCGAGTTTTCCAAGAGATCGTAGTGGATCGGCGGATCGCTATCATCCAACTTCTTGGTAACCGCCTCGGCGGCCGCCGTCGGATCGTTCAGCCCGGGGTACTCGCGGATGGCGGCCAGGCGGGTCCAGGTTTCCAAGGATTCGTCGCTGGGGATGAACTCGCGGATCGACTCGCCGTCGGCCTCGCCCTCGTAGGAGAGGGCCAGCTCACGGCCGTCGACGGTCACGGTCGCATCTTCCGACGACGGGTCGTGCGCCTTCGACGAAACCTCGTCATCACTGACGGCGAATCCGGCCAGGCAGGAGAAAAGCACGAGCGAACAGGCGAAAGCGCGCATGGGATAACCCCTTCGTTGGTGGATGGTCGGAAAAAGTATCCGCGTGTCGTCACGCCAAGCTTAGGTCATGCCGTAATCTGGGTGCGGCGACTGGCGGCCAATGCCACCGCCGCGCCGCTTCGGGACGGGCGTCGGCGAGCGAATGCAACTCGGGCAAGGGTATGGAGTTTCGCCAAGTGCCCTACCCCGCCCGGCGGGCGACCGGGTAGGATGCGGGCCACAACCATTCGCAGTTCAAAGTGAGCGCCTGTCACAAGCATGGAAGGACTCCCGTGCACGACATCATATCCGAGCTTTCTTGGCGTGGATTGATCCACCAATCGACCGACGAAGCGAACCTCGGCCCGCGCCTCGTCGCGCGGCCGGCCACGGTCTACGCCGGGTTCGATCCCACGGCCAACAGCCTGCACGTGGGGCACCTGGTGGCGCTCATGATGCTGCGTCGTTTTCAACGCGCCGGCCATGCGCCGATCGCCCTGGTGGGCGGGGCGACCGGCATGATCGGCGACCCGAGCGGAAAAAGCGAAGAGCGCAACCTGCTGTCGCTCGACGCACTCGAGCGCAACGTCGCGGCGATGCAGCAGCAGATGCGCGCTTTCCTGGATTTCGGTACCGGTCCGGCCGCTGCGCGGCTGGTGAACAACTACGACTGGATGCGCGGGTTCAGCTATCTCGATTTCCTGCGCGACGTCGGCAAGAACTTTCCCGTGAACGTCATGCTGGCCAAGGATTCGGTGCGCAGCCGGCTCGAACGCAGCGACAGCGGCCTGAGCTTCACCGAGTTCAGCTACATGCTCTTGCAGGCCTACGACTTCGTCTATCTGAACCGGCAATTCGGCTGCGAGCTGCAAATCGGCGGAAGCGACCAGTGGGGCAACATCACGGCCGGCATCGATCTGGCCCGCCGCATGCACTCGGTGCAACTGTACGGCATCACGTGCCCGCTCTTGACCAAAAGCGATGGCTCGAAGATGGGCAAGACCGAGTCGGGCGCCCTGTGGCTTTCGCCCGAACGGACGAGCCCCTACAAGTTCTACCAGTACTGGATCAACGTCGATGACGCGGACGCCGGCAAGTGTCTGCGCTTCTTTACCGATCTGTCGCGGGAGGAAATTGAAGCGCTGGACGCGGCCCGCGCCACCGATCCAGGTCGGCGTGAAAGTCAGCGCCGCCTGTCCGAAGAGATCACGCGGCTGGTGCATGGCGATGCGGGCCTGGCCAAGGCGCAGCGAGCCAGCGAAATCCTGTTCGGGGCCGAAATCGCGTCGCTTTCCGACTTGGAACTGGCCGAAATCTTTGCCGACGTGCCCAGCCAGCAGCTCGACCGCGCGGCGCTAGCGGCCGGATTGAATGTCGTCGACGCGTTCGTCACTGCCGGCCTGGCCAAGAGCAAAGGGGACGCCCGCCGCACGATTACGCAAGGGGGCGGTTACGTGAACAACCGCCGCATCGCCTCGGCCGACGCGACGCTCTCGCCCGCGGACCTTGCTAGCGAGAGCGTGCTGGTGCTGCGCTCGGGCAAGAAAAGTTACGCTCTGCTGCGATTCGTCGGGTAAATGGGCCGCGGTCGTGGGGCTGCATAGGACTGTCTGCTAGCAACCGGCAACACCCGCATTGACCCGTTTCTCTCGCGGTCCTACTATCCGGCCGCTTATGCGGGGGGCACTCACGTTGCCGGACGCCTTGGCCGGTCTATTGACCGTGGCGTCGCATGATCTGGACCACGCGGGAAGAAACTCTTGGTCGTGCCATCGCCCGCTCGCTCGCGCGTTCGCACCTGGAGCCTTGTGGCCACCGGGGGCTTCTGCGCGCTTCTGCTGCTGTTCGGAATCTTTACGCTCGCCGTGCGGCATGTCCCGGCGTTCTATCGAAAGGCGCTAGAGATCGAGGATGCGATCCTGCGAACGGGCAACGACCAACTGCTGGAAAGTGCGACGGCGCTCATGAACGCCGCGCGCCATCCAGGCCAATGGTACGCCCTGCTGACCGAGGAGCAGATCAACGGCTGGCTGGCGATTGATCTGGCGCAGAATCACCCCGAGTTACTGCCGCCGGGAGCCAGCGATCTCCGCGCGCGCTTCGAGCGCGACCGGGCCATTATCGCCTGCTCGTACGAATACCCAGGGCTGTCGACGGTCGTCTCCGTGAAATTCGACGTGTACCTGGCCGAGCCGCACGTCGTGGCGCTACGGGTTCACGGAGCCCGGGCGGGCGCCGTCCCGGTGCCGATCACACCCATCATGGATGGCATCGCCAAGGCGGCCGAGCGGCTGAATCTGCGCATCGAATGGCGGCAGGCTCACAACGACCCCGTGGCCTTCATCACGCTGCCCGAGGCGCACACGGCCACCACCGTGCTCAAGCTCGATTCGCTGCAACTGCGCGATGCGGCGATCTATCTGGCCGGCCGCACCGAATCGGTTTCCGCAGGCTCGCCCGACGCCCCGGCCGTCGACCGTCACCGCGGCGTGGCCACGCTGCCGGATGAAAAGCGAAAGGTCCAGTGATCGCGATCGTCCTCCCGGGTGAGCAGGACCTGGCCCCGTAGTTGGTCGGCGGCGATCTCGATCTCACACACGTCTGCGTCGCTGCGCTTCACACGGCAGACTCCGCCGTGCAATCGCGAGACCTCGCCGCGATTTCCCGACACCGGCCCTTCGTATTCCAGATAAGCCAGGCGATGGTCTGCCAGAGCCAGCGCGGCAATGTCAACGCCGTCGGCCGGCTCGCGCTCGAGGGCCCAGGTGCGTAGCGCGCCGTCCCGCTCGACCATGAAATCCCAGTGCGTGGCGCGCGGCGCGCCGGCCGGCATTTCATGCCGCAGGATCACGAACCGGCGCGAAAGAGAATCGTCGGACTGCACGCTCGCGATTATATCGTTCGTCGGTACGTACGAGCGGCGCGACGGCTACTGGGCGAAGATCGTCGTCAGTTCCTCGCCGACGACGCCTGCTGGATTGCCGGCGCTCGTGGCTTGCGCCCGGAATTGCACCTGCCCCGACTGGTCGGCACGGGCTTGAATCTGGAAGGTCAGTGTCTCTCCTGCCGCCAGCGTCGCCACGGGAGCGAAACGAACGGTTTTGCCGTCGATCGTGGCTTGCGTGATTCCGACCGGGCCGACGCCCAGGGGCGTCATCTGGTTCGGCAGAGTGACCGTGAGCGCGATCTGGCTATCGGGACCCTGGCCGGCGTTGGTCAGTTTCACCTCGTACGTCGTGACGCGTCCGACAGCGACCGGCTCGACCAGATCGGCCACGGCGATGGTCAGCCGTGGGGCGCCCGCCGGCGGGGTAGGGGGCGCCGCGGCGGCCGTGAT contains the following coding sequences:
- the tyrS gene encoding tyrosine--tRNA ligase → MHDIISELSWRGLIHQSTDEANLGPRLVARPATVYAGFDPTANSLHVGHLVALMMLRRFQRAGHAPIALVGGATGMIGDPSGKSEERNLLSLDALERNVAAMQQQMRAFLDFGTGPAAARLVNNYDWMRGFSYLDFLRDVGKNFPVNVMLAKDSVRSRLERSDSGLSFTEFSYMLLQAYDFVYLNRQFGCELQIGGSDQWGNITAGIDLARRMHSVQLYGITCPLLTKSDGSKMGKTESGALWLSPERTSPYKFYQYWINVDDADAGKCLRFFTDLSREEIEALDAARATDPGRRESQRRLSEEITRLVHGDAGLAKAQRASEILFGAEIASLSDLELAEIFADVPSQQLDRAALAAGLNVVDAFVTAGLAKSKGDARRTITQGGGYVNNRRIASADATLSPADLASESVLVLRSGKKSYALLRFVG
- a CDS encoding DNA polymerase ligase N-terminal domain-containing protein codes for the protein MQSDDSLSRRFVILRHEMPAGAPRATHWDFMVERDGALRTWALEREPADGVDIAALALADHRLAYLEYEGPVSGNRGEVSRLHGGVCRVKRSDADVCEIEIAADQLRGQVLLTREDDRDHWTFRFSSGSVATPR
- the ispD gene encoding 2-C-methyl-D-erythritol 4-phosphate cytidylyltransferase, with product MAKFAVIMPAAGASSRFNDKNYKKPFAPLANRAVWLHSAEKFLNRADVVQVLLVISPEDREDFNFKFSANVTILGIDVVNGGKERADSVENAIARLKPEVEYVAIHDAARPCIADDWITNVFEAAEKSGAAILAIPVASTLKRSKDGSKIDETVPREGLWEAQTPQVFRRNILIEAYGRRAGFVATDDAQLVERLGKPVTIVRGSPINMKISTKEDLRLAEQALRALPKPRLSGPAHPFAGDDMWR